A genomic segment from Biomphalaria glabrata chromosome 16, xgBioGlab47.1, whole genome shotgun sequence encodes:
- the LOC106073645 gene encoding uncharacterized protein LOC106073645 isoform X2: MSESNTAPTRSSYRVVLLGDQGVGKSSISLRFLRDEFHEHNAPTIGAAYLTQTLKVGDRTVKLDLWDTAGQERFASLAPMYYRTAQGAIVVYDVCSKASFVRAKDWVKELKTQAPAGTIVMLCGNKIDIPDGREVSIEDGVQMAKDKGLIFAEVSAKSGQGVKSIFQAIG, encoded by the exons ATGTCAGAATCGAACACCGCACCGACTCGCTCGTCATACCGTGTCGTTTTGCTAGGCGACCAAGGTGTGGGAAAGTCCAGCATCTCCCTCAGATTTCTCAGAGATGAATTCCACGAGCACAATGCGCCGACAATTGGGG CGGCGTACTTGACACAAACTCTCAAGGTGGGTGACAGAACGGTAAAGCTTGACCTCTGGGACACTGCCGGACAGGAGAGATTCGCTTCTTTAGCGCCGATGTACTATAGGACAGCGCAGGGCGCCATTGTGGTGTATGATGTTTGTTCCAAA GCTTCATTTGTCCGAGCCAAAGATTGGGTCAAAGAGCTCAAGACACAGGCCCCTGCTGGAACTATCGTCATGCTGTGTGGCAATAAAATTGATATTCCCGATGGTAGGGAGGTCTCCATCGAA GATGGTGTGCAGATGGCCAAAGACAAAGGTTTGATTTTCGCCGAAGTGTCTGCCAAATCTGGCCAAGGTGTTAAAAGTATTTTCCAGGCTATag